A portion of the Punica granatum isolate Tunisia-2019 chromosome 7, ASM765513v2, whole genome shotgun sequence genome contains these proteins:
- the LOC116214382 gene encoding pentatricopeptide repeat-containing protein At3g26630, chloroplastic-like, translating to MITHGLMQNGQERMALELLYEKELGPNFNEFTFSIVLSLAAALTLLDLGMQIHGHVIRCEIGVNGFIRTSLVDMYCKCGKVAKANVVLVKLPAGSETIRNNKKSHEKLSRQTVSYSSLISGYVLKGDFESAFRTFRSMVCGQLKVNEYIVTTSTLSVCASTGILGLGLQLHAYIQKVGHKMDVPLRSSLIDMYSKCGSLEDAKLIF from the coding sequence ATGATCACACACGGGCTGATGCAAAATGGGCAGGAGAGAATGGCTCTAGAGCTTCTATATGAGAAGGAGCTGGGACCAAACTTTAATGAGTTCACTTTCTCAATAGTTCTGAGCTTGGCTGCTGCTTTAACTCTGTTGGATCTCGGAATGCAGATTCATGGCCATGTTATAAGATGCGAAATCGGTGTTAATGGCTTCATAAGGACTTCTCTTGTTGATATGTACTGTAAATGTGGAAAGGTGGCTAAGGCCAATGTTGTTCTCGTGAAACTGCCCGCTGGGTCTGAGACAATCCGAAATAATAAGAAGTCCCATGAGAAATTATCTAGACAGACAGTTTCATACAGTTCGTTGATTTCTGGGTACGTTCTTAAAGGGGATTTTGAGAGTGCCTTCAGGACTTTTAGATCCATGGTCTGTGGGCAGCTCAAGGTGAATGAGTATATTGTCACGACGAGCACTCTGTCCGTCTGTGCCAGCACTGGGATATTAGGACTTGGTCTACAGCTCCATGCCTATATCCAAAAAGTTGGACACAAAATGGATGTTCCATTGCGATCCTCGCTAATAGATATGTACAGTAAGTGTGGGAGTTTGGAAGATGCGAAGTTGATCTTTTAA